A genomic segment from Gorilla gorilla gorilla isolate KB3781 chromosome 3, NHGRI_mGorGor1-v2.1_pri, whole genome shotgun sequence encodes:
- the PAQR3 gene encoding progestin and adipoQ receptor family member 3 isoform X4, with protein MQEFLLEYWAAMSQEYFTHFIVITWGPSSCRKTSPGLPVILHYVLASGVLDHSACYDPGSVLCADSSQLPHAAMAKAPFYHLLFCFGIWSDSYSSLGLAQWRNWCSYCTGLCTPCNCDVYDCSSCFPILHFQSPRAVLSRTTKLPRIKPPNMAYPCSSDVILVASVNSVCHAVQT; from the exons ATGCAGGAATTTCTATTGGAATACTGGGCTGCTATGTCTCAGGAGTATTTTACGCATTTTATTGTAATAAC atggggaccgtctagttgcaggaaaacaagcccaGGGCTCCcagtgattctacattatg TACTGGCGTCAGGTGTACTTGATCACAGTGCTTGCTATGATCCTGGCAGTGTTCTTTGCGCAGATTCATCCCAATTACCTCACGCAGCAATGGCAAAGGCTCCGTTCTATCATCTTTTGTTCTGTTTCGGGATATGGAGTGATTCCTACTCTTCACTGGGTTTGGCTCAATGGAGGAATTGGTGCTCCTATTGTACAG GACTTTGCACCCCGTGTAATTGTGATGTATATGATTGCTCTTCTTGCTTTCCTATTCTACATTTCCAAAGTCCCAGAGCGGTACTTTCCAG GACAACTAAACTACCTCGGATCAAGCCACCAAATATGGCATATCCTTGCAGTAGTGATGTTATATTGGTGGCATCAGTCAACAGTGTATGTCATGCAGTACAGACATAG
- the PAQR3 gene encoding progestin and adipoQ receptor family member 3 isoform X5: MHQKLLKSAHYIELGSYQYWPVLVPRGIRLYTYEQIPVSLKDNPYITDGYRAYLPSRLCIKSLFILSNETVNIWSHLLGFFLFFTLGIYDMTSVLPSASASREDFVICSICLFCFQVCMLCSVGYHLFSCHRSEKTCRRWMALDYAGISIGILGCYVSGVFYAFYCNNMGTV; this comes from the exons ATGCATCAGAAGCTGCTGAAGAGCGCGCATTACATCGAGCTGGGCAGCTACCAGTACTGGCCGGTCCTGGTGCCCCGTGGCATCCGCCTGTACACCTACGAGCAGATCCCCGTGTCCCTCAAGGACAACCCGTACATCACCGACGGCTACCGGGCCTACCTGCCGTCCAGGCTGTGTATCAAAAG tttgtttattttatctaaTGAGACAGTAAACATCTGGAGTCATTTGCtgggtttctttctcttcttcaccCTGGGAATATATGACATGACATCTGTGTTACCTTCAGCAAGTGCGTCCAGAGAAGATTTTGTAATTTGTTCTATTTGTCTTTTCTGCTTCCAG gtcTGTATGCTTTGCTCTGTGGGCTATCATCTTTTTTCCTGCCATCGGTCAGAAAAAACATGTCGAAGATGGATGGCATTAGATTATGCAGGAATTTCTATTGGAATACTGGGCTGCTATGTCTCAGGAGTATTTTACGCATTTTATTGTAATAAC atggggaccgtctag
- the PAQR3 gene encoding progestin and adipoQ receptor family member 3 isoform X1, which yields MHQKLLKSAHYIELGSYQYWPVLVPRGIRLYTYEQIPVSLKDNPYITDGYRAYLPSRLCIKSLFILSNETVNIWSHLLGFFLFFTLGIYDMTSVLPSASASREDFVICSICLFCFQVCMLCSVGYHLFSCHRSEKTCRRWMALDYAGISIGILGCYVSGVFYAFYCNNYWRQVYLITVLAMILAVFFAQIHPNYLTQQWQRLRSIIFCSVSGYGVIPTLHWVWLNGGIGAPIVQDFAPRVIVMYMIALLAFLFYISKVPERYFPGQLNYLGSSHQIWHILAVVMLYWWHQSTVYVMQYRHSKPCPDYVSHL from the exons ATGCATCAGAAGCTGCTGAAGAGCGCGCATTACATCGAGCTGGGCAGCTACCAGTACTGGCCGGTCCTGGTGCCCCGTGGCATCCGCCTGTACACCTACGAGCAGATCCCCGTGTCCCTCAAGGACAACCCGTACATCACCGACGGCTACCGGGCCTACCTGCCGTCCAGGCTGTGTATCAAAAG tttgtttattttatctaaTGAGACAGTAAACATCTGGAGTCATTTGCtgggtttctttctcttcttcaccCTGGGAATATATGACATGACATCTGTGTTACCTTCAGCAAGTGCGTCCAGAGAAGATTTTGTAATTTGTTCTATTTGTCTTTTCTGCTTCCAG gtcTGTATGCTTTGCTCTGTGGGCTATCATCTTTTTTCCTGCCATCGGTCAGAAAAAACATGTCGAAGATGGATGGCATTAGATTATGCAGGAATTTCTATTGGAATACTGGGCTGCTATGTCTCAGGAGTATTTTACGCATTTTATTGTAATAAC TACTGGCGTCAGGTGTACTTGATCACAGTGCTTGCTATGATCCTGGCAGTGTTCTTTGCGCAGATTCATCCCAATTACCTCACGCAGCAATGGCAAAGGCTCCGTTCTATCATCTTTTGTTCTGTTTCGGGATATGGAGTGATTCCTACTCTTCACTGGGTTTGGCTCAATGGAGGAATTGGTGCTCCTATTGTACAG GACTTTGCACCCCGTGTAATTGTGATGTATATGATTGCTCTTCTTGCTTTCCTATTCTACATTTCCAAAGTCCCAGAGCGGTACTTTCCAG GACAACTAAACTACCTCGGATCAAGCCACCAAATATGGCATATCCTTGCAGTAGTGATGTTATATTGGTGGCATCAGTCAACAGTGTATGTCATGCAGTACAGACATAGCAAACCTTGTCCTGACTATGTTTCACATTTGTGA
- the PAQR3 gene encoding progestin and adipoQ receptor family member 3 isoform X2, translating to MHQKLLKSAHYIELGSYQYWPVLVPRGIRLYTYEQIPVSLKDNPYITDGYRAYLPSRLCIKSLFILSNETVNIWSHLLGFFLFFTLGIYDMTSVLPSASASREDFVICSICLFCFQVCMLCSVGYHLFSCHRSEKTCRRWMALDYAGISIGILGCYVSGVFYAFYCNNYWRQVYLITVLAMILAVFFAQIHPNYLTQQWQRLRSIIFCSVSGYGVIPTLHWVWLNGGIGAPIVQDFAPRVIVMYMIALLAFLFYISKVPERYFPESGTKIQGMSVTSYGIPPGQNIRFEDCD from the exons ATGCATCAGAAGCTGCTGAAGAGCGCGCATTACATCGAGCTGGGCAGCTACCAGTACTGGCCGGTCCTGGTGCCCCGTGGCATCCGCCTGTACACCTACGAGCAGATCCCCGTGTCCCTCAAGGACAACCCGTACATCACCGACGGCTACCGGGCCTACCTGCCGTCCAGGCTGTGTATCAAAAG tttgtttattttatctaaTGAGACAGTAAACATCTGGAGTCATTTGCtgggtttctttctcttcttcaccCTGGGAATATATGACATGACATCTGTGTTACCTTCAGCAAGTGCGTCCAGAGAAGATTTTGTAATTTGTTCTATTTGTCTTTTCTGCTTCCAG gtcTGTATGCTTTGCTCTGTGGGCTATCATCTTTTTTCCTGCCATCGGTCAGAAAAAACATGTCGAAGATGGATGGCATTAGATTATGCAGGAATTTCTATTGGAATACTGGGCTGCTATGTCTCAGGAGTATTTTACGCATTTTATTGTAATAAC TACTGGCGTCAGGTGTACTTGATCACAGTGCTTGCTATGATCCTGGCAGTGTTCTTTGCGCAGATTCATCCCAATTACCTCACGCAGCAATGGCAAAGGCTCCGTTCTATCATCTTTTGTTCTGTTTCGGGATATGGAGTGATTCCTACTCTTCACTGGGTTTGGCTCAATGGAGGAATTGGTGCTCCTATTGTACAG GACTTTGCACCCCGTGTAATTGTGATGTATATGATTGCTCTTCTTGCTTTCCTATTCTACATTTCCAAAGTCCCAGAGCGGTACTTTCCAG aaTCAGGAACGAAGATTCAGGGAATGTCTGTCACATCTTATGGCATCCCACCTGGACAGAATATCCGATTTGAAGATTGTGATTGA
- the PAQR3 gene encoding progestin and adipoQ receptor family member 3 isoform X3 — protein sequence MLCSVGYHLFSCHRSEKTCRRWMALDYAGISIGILGCYVSGVFYAFYCNNYWRQVYLITVLAMILAVFFAQIHPNYLTQQWQRLRSIIFCSVSGYGVIPTLHWVWLNGGIGAPIVQDFAPRVIVMYMIALLAFLFYISKVPERYFPGQLNYLGSSHQIWHILAVVMLYWWHQSTVYVMQYRHSKPCPDYVSHL from the exons ATGCTTTGCTCTGTGGGCTATCATCTTTTTTCCTGCCATCGGTCAGAAAAAACATGTCGAAGATGGATGGCATTAGATTATGCAGGAATTTCTATTGGAATACTGGGCTGCTATGTCTCAGGAGTATTTTACGCATTTTATTGTAATAAC TACTGGCGTCAGGTGTACTTGATCACAGTGCTTGCTATGATCCTGGCAGTGTTCTTTGCGCAGATTCATCCCAATTACCTCACGCAGCAATGGCAAAGGCTCCGTTCTATCATCTTTTGTTCTGTTTCGGGATATGGAGTGATTCCTACTCTTCACTGGGTTTGGCTCAATGGAGGAATTGGTGCTCCTATTGTACAG GACTTTGCACCCCGTGTAATTGTGATGTATATGATTGCTCTTCTTGCTTTCCTATTCTACATTTCCAAAGTCCCAGAGCGGTACTTTCCAG GACAACTAAACTACCTCGGATCAAGCCACCAAATATGGCATATCCTTGCAGTAGTGATGTTATATTGGTGGCATCAGTCAACAGTGTATGTCATGCAGTACAGACATAGCAAACCTTGTCCTGACTATGTTTCACATTTGTGA